The Raphanus sativus cultivar WK10039 unplaced genomic scaffold, ASM80110v3 Scaffold4996, whole genome shotgun sequence genome has a window encoding:
- the LOC108834727 gene encoding syntaxin-122-like — MNDLLSRSFKRSVADGSSPPHSHSIEMPKAKHSGGSNLDKFFLDVEEVNSDLKELDRLCHSLQVSHDKSKTLHNAKAVKELKDKMDSDVSKALKTAKRVKGNLQALDRANEANRSLPESGPGSSSDRQRMAVVNGLRKKLKDAMDHFMRVRETISAEYRDTIRRLYFTVTGENPDEDTVDHLISTGDHFLRIIYSYFLSYFKFQTARK; from the coding sequence ATGAACGATCTTCTCTCCCGCTCTTTCAAACGGTCCGTAGCCGACGGCTCATCGCCTCCTCACTCCCACAGTATCGAGATGCCAAAGGCTAAGCACTCAGGCGGGAGCAACCTCGACAAGTTCTTCCTCGACGTGGAGGAGGTGAACAGCGATCTGAAAGAGCTCGATCGCCTCTGCCACAGCCTCCAAGTGAGCCACGACAAGAGCAAGACGCTCCATAACGCTAAGGCGGTCAAGGAGCTGAAGGACAAGATGGACTCTGATGTCTCTAAGGCGCTCAAGACGGCCAAGCGCGTGAAAGGAAACCTCCAGGCGCTGGATCGTGCCAATGAAGCGAACCGGAGTTTACCGGAAAGTGGACCGGGTTCGTCTTCTGACAGGCAAAGGATGGCGGTGGTTAATGGGTTGAGGAAGAAGCTGAAAGATGCGATGGATCATTTTATGAGAGTGAGAGAGACGATCTCGGCGGAGTACCGAGACACAATTCGCCGGTTGTACTTCACCGTCACCGGAGAAAATCCCGACGAGGATACCGTCGATCACCTAATCTCTACAGGTGATCATTTCCTCAGaattatttattcttattttttgagttatttcaaatttcaaacagCAAGAAAATAG
- the LOC108834728 gene encoding outer envelope membrane protein 7 has protein sequence MGKASGAKQATVVVAALAFGWLAIEIAFKPFLDKLRSSIDKSDPAKDPDDTDKDASFAAAAASSET, from the coding sequence ATGGGAAAAGCTTCGGGAGCGAAACAGGCGACTGTTGTGGTTGCAGCTTTGGCTTTTGGATGGTTAGCGATAGAGATCGCCTTCAAGCCTTTCCTCGACAAACTCCGCTCCTCAATCGACAAATCCGATCCGGCCAAAGATCCCGATGACACCGACAAAGACGCCTCCTTCGCCGCCGCTGCAGCTAGCTCTGAGACGTGA